The following proteins are encoded in a genomic region of Maylandia zebra isolate NMK-2024a linkage group LG1, Mzebra_GT3a, whole genome shotgun sequence:
- the LOC143418396 gene encoding SUN domain-containing protein 3-like, translated as MLALCFGLIFSIRGLKMDFSTPFMSEYLMNRHEQVERKVQELQRELMDLRKRIDFLLPVGDRMPNFALEELGAKIVKEQSSASYLSEQGGLKLWGLTLIPAKPPCVSSRVVIQGRAPMLPAVCWSFAGSQGHLTIKLSHSIAISHVTLGHISKMVSPSGKVSSAPRMFSVFGKRALDSGVHLGTFVYDENGDPLQTFRIPDDKVDVIRFITLHVLNNWGNREYSCLYKFRVHGKLA; from the exons ATGCTGGCCTTGTGTTTTG GATTGATTTTCAGTATTAGAGGGCTGAAAATGGACTTTTCCACCCCGTTCATGAGTGAG TACTTAATGAATAGACATGAACAGGTGGAAAGGAAGGTACAAGAGCTGCAAAGGGAGTTAATGGACTTAAGAAAAAGAATTGACTTCCTTCTTCCAGTTGGGGACAGGATGCCCAACTTTGCTCTGGAGGAACTGG GAGCAAAGATTGTTAAAGAACAGTCTTCAGCATCCTACCTTTCAGAACAGGGTGGATTGAAGCTGTGGGGGCTTACATTGATACCCGCAAAACCACCCTGTGTAAGCTCAAGAGTCGTTATTCAG GGTCGAGCACCCATGCTCCCAGCAGTGTGTTGGAGTTTTGCGGGTTCCCAGGGACATTTAACAATTAAGCTGTCACACAGCATCGCCATCAGTCATGTGACACTGGGTCACATTTCTAAGATGGTGTCACCATCTGGAAAGGTCTCCAGTGCTCCCaggatgttttcagtgttt GGAAAGAGAGCATTAGACAGTGGTGTCCACCTGGGAACATTCGTCTATGATGAAAATGGAGATCCACTCCAAACATTCAGGATACCC GACGACAAAGTAGACGTCATTCGCTTCATTACGCTGCATGTGTTGAACAACTGGGGCAATCGTGAGTATTCCTGTCTGTACAAGTTCCGAGTTCATGGAAAGCTGGCATAA